From Deltaproteobacteria bacterium:
CGTGAGTGATCGCGATATGATCGTGGATATCCTGCTGCTGCTCGCTGCTTACCTCATCGGCTCGGTTCCCACCGGCGTACTGCTAGCGCGTACGGCCGGAGTTGATCCCCGCCAAGTCGGCAGTGGCAACATCGGCGCTACCAACGTTGCTCGCAGCGCCGGCACACGCTTGGGGCTGTTCACGCTGGCAGGCGACGCCATCAAAGGCGCCCTGCCCGTCCTGCTGGCTCCGGCGGTCTCCGACACACCTTGGGTCTCGGCTGCGACCGGCCTGGCGGCCATTGCCGGGCACTTGTTCTCCGTGTTTCTGCGGTTTCGCGGCGGCAAAGGCGTCGCCACCGCCGCGGGCGCTTTCCTCGTGCTCGCGCCGCTCGCCACCATCGCCAGCGTTGCGGTGTTTGCCGCTACCGCTTACGCTTTCCGACTGGTCTCGCTCGCTTCAATGGCCGCAGCCGGGGCACTACCGTTGCTGGCGATGGCCCTCGGAACCAGCTCGGCGGTGGCGGTTGCGGCGTGGGTAACGGCGATGGCGGTGATCGCCCGCCACCGTGAGAACATCCGCCGCATCGCCGCCGGCCGCGAACCCCGCTTCGGGGCCCGCGGCCCTGCCTAAGAACCAGGCGCTGCTCGTTCCGCAAGCAGCAGAGCGAGCAGCAGCCCGACGCACGCGGCAGCGCAACCGCGGCTGCCAATTCGCGGTATTGCTGGCATCGCTGTTGCTCAATCGCTCAGCGATGCCCCGGTGGGCATCGTTTAACTCTAGCCACAGGAAGGGGGACTGCCCGCATGCGACGGCAGAGAACAGTGATGATGGGGACGGCAGCAGTGTTGGCTGCCGTGGTGGCACCGATGGCCGCATTGGCCCAGGACGGCGCGCCCAAGATCGACAGCGGCGACACCGCCTGGATGCTGACTTCCTCGGCATTGGTGTTGATGATGACCGCGCCGGGCTTAGCGCTGTTTTACGCCGGCCTGGTACGGCGCAAGAACGCCTTGGCCACCATCATGCAGAGTTTCGTGCTGATGGCGGTGATCAGCGTGCAGTGGGTGCTCTACGGCTACACCCTCGCCTTCGGCCCCGACCACGGGCACATCATCGGCGGCCTGGATTGGCTCGGGCTCAACGGTGTCGGGGGCGATCCGAACCCGGACTACGCCGCGACGATCCCGCACCAGTGCTTCATGATCTACCAGTGCATGTTCGCCATCATCACGCCGGCGCTGATCACCGGGGCGATCGCCGACCGCATGAAGTTCAGCGCCTTTCTGCTCTTCAGCCTGTTGTGGGCCACACTGGTCTACGATCCGGTGGCGCACTGGGTGTGGGGCAAGGGCGGCTGGATGGGTACCAACGGCGGTATGGGCGCCTT
This genomic window contains:
- the plsY gene encoding glycerol-3-phosphate 1-O-acyltransferase PlsY, with amino-acid sequence MIVDILLLLAAYLIGSVPTGVLLARTAGVDPRQVGSGNIGATNVARSAGTRLGLFTLAGDAIKGALPVLLAPAVSDTPWVSAATGLAAIAGHLFSVFLRFRGGKGVATAAGAFLVLAPLATIASVAVFAATAYAFRLVSLASMAAAGALPLLAMALGTSSAVAVAAWVTAMAVIARHRENIRRIAAGREPRFGARGPA